The stretch of DNA CTCTAAAGAATATAAATGTAGAGTATATTGAAAAATTTTTAGTTGGAGAAAATGTTGATTATGAAACTATGAGAATAATAGGAACTGAAAATACTGAAGATGAGTATAAGGTAAGTACCATTAGTAATTACATTGATAGTGGTTCATATAAAAGAAATGACAGAATAATTCGTCAACAAAAGGTAATGATTTTTACAAGAATGGAAAACTATGAACAAGAGTGAATATTATGAAAGTATATCTAGGAATTGATCTAGGAACAACTAACTCTTGCATATCCAGAATTACAGATATGGAAGATGAGCCAAGAGTGATAGAGACATCGGCATCGGATAAACATACTCTTCCGTCTGTAGTTAGTTATGAAGAAGACGGAATTGTTGTAGGAGATATAGCAAAACAATATTTGTTTGATGTTAAACATAAAAATAAAACTATAAAATTAGCAAAGATGTATATGGGTTCAGAAAAAAGATGGAAGATAAATGAAAATTTGAGTGTGACTCCCGTAGATGTATCTGCAGAGGTATTAAAAAAATTGATGGAGCATTACAAGAATCAATATGGTAATGAAAGTTATGAGTGTATAATAACATGTCCAGCAAATTATATGGAGAATAAAAAAAATCTTGTTTTGGAAGCAGCAAAAGCTGCTGGAATTTCAGTTAAAAGTCTTTTGAATGAACCCACTGCAGCTGCAATATCATTCTTTAAAACAAATAAAGATACGATCGGAAAAACAATAGTAGTCTTTGATTTAGGTGGTGGTACACTTGATGTTACGGTTGCTACGTGTATAAAGGTGCAGCGAGATGGTGATGAGAACTACACATTGGAATATAAAATACGCTCATCTAAAGGAGAAGAAATGCTAGGTGGATCATTATGGGATATTGAAGTAGAGAAAGAAATGTTACTGCAATGTTCACAACAGACTAATAGATCAGAAGAGGATATTAGAAAGAGTGTTGCTGATTATACATTGATAAAGTGTACATCAGAAGAATATAAGATTCAGTTATCTTCTGGATCATTGGATACTACGTTTGTATTACGTTCAACCGGCGACCTTGTAAATTTTAGATTTAGCATTGAGGATTTTGAAAAGAAAACAGAACATTTATTGCTCAAAGCACTAGGCGTATTTGATAATGCACTAGAAAGTGCATATAATAGTGAAGTGGAAGGTCTTCAAAAAATAACAAAAGATGACATATACAAAATAATACTTGTTGGAGGGGGGTCGAGGATGCCTCAAATCAAAAAAGGAATGATAGCAAGGCATCCAGATTTTGCTGATAAGATACTGATGAGGGATCCAGACCTATCCATATCAAAAGGTGCAGCGATATGGTGTAAAGAATATAATGAAACTATATTAACAGAGCGCCTTTCCAATACGTTTGGGATTAGTGCGTACCCGAATGATGAAGATGAGGATATAGTTTGTTGTAATCATATACATATAGGTCAAAGTATACCATGCGAATGCACATTGGACTACTTAACACGTTATGAATGCACAGCTCTTCACCAAAACATATATCAAAATGCTTCATCAATAGGTACAAAATATACTTCATTAGATGAATGTGATAAAATAGGAACATTAATTGTTCAATTACCACATACTGTTCCCAAAGATACGCCAATAAAAACCACATTGAAAGTAGATTCATCTGGAATATTAAGCGTCATAAGTGAGTGCATAGGCGTAACAAATTCTTGTACAATCACTCTCACACCAGAGCTAGAAGAATCACTTCCAATTGATCTGATATTAAGAGTAAAATGAGTATAATTCAGATAGGTGATATGAATGTCAAAAGTATCAATGGAAAATCGATATAAGTACTACTATGAACAATTAGATATTAGATTAAAAGAAGCATATGATAGGATACATTCTGGATTAATAGATAGAAACAAATATATATATATTTAAATAAAAATTACAACTTTTGTGAAATTGACAACATAATATCAAAAATTATTCTTGATGACCCGATGATATATGACATAAGTCACCGTTCGATAAAGACTAATGATGGAATAATTGAAATAAAAATAAAATATATGTTCGACAATGATAAGAAAACAATATTGGATGATCAGATAGTGTATAAAATAAATGAAATATACTATAGTGATATATTTAACTGCACAGATGATTTTTCCATTGAAAAATCAGTTCATGATTGGATAATAAAAAACAGTGTTTGGCACAAAGAACAATCCAATGACCGAATTGAGGAATCAGAATATCACAGTATACTGGGGACTCTTTTGTATGGGCGTGGTGTATGTTCATCAATTGCACATACTACCTGCTTGCTACTAAATAGCTATGGAGTAGATTGCGCTTCAATAACAGGAAATAATCATCAATGGAATATTGTAAAACTAGATGATGTGTGGTATCATCTTGATGTAACATATGATTTTAATAATAATTATCAGTATTTTAACATAGATAATAAAACTTGTTTTTTAGACCATGAATGTGAACAGAACGTTAATTGTCCATCAATGGCTATGAATTACTATGTAAAAAATAGATTAATTGCATCAAACAAGTATGAACTGGATAGGGCAATTATTAAACATATCGATGAAGACTCATTTATGGTTAAAATTTTAGATCTAAATATGAGTGACGTACGTAATATAATTATGCAATTGAGAGATAAATACTTTGATTTAAAAAAATACAGATATGAGTATGATGAGATTCAAAAAATGCTAATATTGACAAGGAGGGGTTATACTGAATAAAAAAATTATTAATAAAAAAACAGAAATAATAATAGAAGATGATGAAGTGAATGGTACACAAGTTTTTCCATTTACAAGTCCTAAAGAAACACTCGATGTAGCAATAGAAAATATTAATGATCAGGAATTAAAGGATTTTGTCATCAGAGAAATCTATAGGAAAGATGCAGATATTGGAAATTTATTACCATCTGACGCATATAGATCTTATGAGTGCAACAAAGAAAAGCTTGGATCAGACCATAAACAAAAGATCGAAGATCAGATTAGATATTTAACTAAAAAAGAAAAACAACTAGAGTTTGATAGAACTAATATGACCCAAAAAGAAAAACAGATCATCGATCAGGATTTATTCATAGTAAAAATGTTAAAAAAAGAATATATTGATGCATTGATGCCTGGCTCAAGGAAAGATTGGTAATATATATTGAAAATGGAGAAGATAGCTAATGAAAAAAGAAATGTTACTATCAATAGCTGTTGTTGTGATGCTTAGTATGTCTATATTTACATATGTAGTAAATGATGATTCATTAAATGAGGATGATGCAGTAAGTGACATTCCGGACATCATTGTTCAGAATGATGAAAACTCTAATATCATTGAATTATCAACAGCATATTTAGGAAAAACATATCATATCAATTCTAATATAAAGACATTAGTAATAAATGGAAAATACACATTGACAAACGAGATATTAGACGGGTTTTCAATATGCATTGATTCTAGATCGACAGATTTGACAATAACTCTAAATGATGTGGGATTTAAAAGTCTTAATGGACAACCAGCCATATACTCAATAGATTATCCTAACTCAGCCAAATATAAGGTTAATCTAATCTGCAATAACAAGGTCATTATTCAGGGTTCAGATGCAGTTAGTTCAAAAAGTTACACGTCCACAATATATTCTGCTAGCATCAATATGATTATTAATTGCGATGTTGAGGTATATGGAGGAAACGGTGAGACATCATCTAACGGATTAGTTGCAATAAATACACATGATTTAACAGTTACTGGAAGTGGAAAAGTTATCGCTACAGGAGGAAATGGTGGTAATGGGAGCGATGGTACCAAAGCTAGTGATGGAAATTCCGGCAAAAATGCAATCGAGAATAATGCAACTAAAAGCACATCAGGTTCTACGGGTAATAATGGACAGGATGGTTTTAATGGTGGCAATGGAGCATTCGGCATAGTAACATCTGGCCTCACAATTTCTGATAATGCCTACATATATAGCACAGGAGGTGACGGCGGTAATGGTGGCAAAGGTGGTAATGGTGGTAATGGCGGAACTGGTGGCAAAGGAGTTAGCAGCATCGATGGATACAAAGTATCCGATGGCGGCAATGGCGGCAAAGGTGGTAATGGCGGCAATGGTGGTAATGGCGGCAATGGTGGAACCGGTTTAATATACTCCACATATTCAGGATCGCCTTCTTCATTATTCGTTTTAGACGGTAATGGTGGAACTGGTGGCAATGGTGGAACTGGTGGCAATGGTGGAACTGGTGGCAATGGTGGAACAAGGCAGTTGTTTGTAGTAAAAACACCCATCTGTAGTAACGGTGGAATCGGTGGTAATGGTGGTAATGGCGGAACCGGTGGCAATGGTGGTAAAGGTCTAATACCTGGTGATGGGGGAATTGGTGGATCGGGAGGACATAGTGGCAACGGTGGTTCCAAAGGGGTCGTGGTTGCCGACATTACTCACATTCAATTTGAAGGAAGAGATGGCATTAGTGGGTCAAGCGGCATGAAAGGTACAAATGGACAATCTGGAGATGAAGTGACAATATCTGATATATATTATACAGTATCCTTCATATCAAATGGAGGAGATAAGATTGATTCACAAAACGTGTTAAAAGGAAGTACCGCAGAAATTCCTTCTACACCCATACGTGAGGATGATATGAATAATAGATACTCATTTGATAATTGGTATTTAAATTCAAGTTGTACACAAAAATATTCTTTTGATATGCCAGTAACAAAAAATATAACATTATATGCTAAATGGATTAGCACACCTCACCCTAAATATAACATAGTATTTGATTCGAATGGTGGTTCAAATATTGCTTCACAGATGGTTATAGAAGGAAAAAAGGCCATAGCTCCAAACGATCCGACATATAATGATGGAGTACATGAATATATATTTGGGGGATGGTATACAGATTCCAATTTATCCTATAAATATGATTTTGACACCCCAATTACAAAAGATACGACATTATACGCTAAATGGGATCAAATTACTAAAAAATATACAATATCGTTTGATTCAAATGGCGGTTCAAAAATAGAGACACAAAGTATCGTAGAAAGAAAAGAGGCTATAAAACCAGATGATCCCACACGAGAAGGAGGAATGACATATAGCTACAGCTTTGGTGGGTGGTACACCGATTCGTCATTATCTTATAAATTTGATTTTAATACACCAATAACACAAGATATGGTATTACATGCTAAATGGAATAAATCAAACTGCATTAGTTTAATAGTTTCAGTACCATTAATATTTGCTGGAACAGCATGTATTCCATTAATTGGATACATTGGACGGCGCTTATAAGGTAGTTATATTCTGCGTAACTATCTTTTTCAATTTTTTTTAATAAATGTAATATATAGATAACAAACAATTAGATGGAATGTGTATGAAGGTATCAACACCTGGGAGAATCGCACTAACAGTTGTATCGATCATACTTACATTAATGATAATCATCCCATATATGTATAGTTCTGGATATTTTGTAGATTTGGATGGTTCGATTGGGGTTATTGATCATGCAGAGCTATGGGATGAGATAGATCCAATCTCAAGAGCAATATATTCGATTAGTGATTATTTATGCCATCAGCAGATGAGTAGAAGTTTCATAATTAATGGTTCTGAGATTGCACTTTGCATTAGAGATTTTTCAGTATTGGTAGGAATAGAAATAGGTCTAATTTTAACGGATGACGGACTAAAAATTATTAAAACATACAATACTAAGCTGTTGCTAATCTCATTAGCCCTCTCACTAGCAACATTATTTGAGTGCTTAGTAATTAAAATAAACTTTGTGGATTCTTCCATCATGCGGACCTCATTTAGCATAATTTCAGGAATTGGAGTTGCGATTATAATACAACATTTTGTAAGATACGAGTTTAAATTTCTAAATAATAAGCTGTGAATTACACATGAGTCAAGTAGCGTATTCACTACAGAGACTGATTAAGTATTTACAAAATAATTAGAGGGGATTTTCTCCCCAGTTAAATTTATTTTGAAGGAGTCAAGGCAATGACTACCTTTTCTCCCTCGATGTCCCAATCGACAGAATACTCGCCTGAAGGAGTATCAGAAATAATCAGATCTGTAGATCTGGTTTCTTTCATGATGTGCTCTTTCCATGCCGAGACAGCATCTGCAAGAGACCCGGCATTAATTTCTGCAGAAACGAAACTTTCGACATCAAGTTTCATGTCTTTACGCATCTGCTGAATACGCCTGATCACTTCTCTTGCATATCCTTCCAGTTTAAGATCTTCATCGAGATTGAAGTCAATGTAGAGATCTCCGCGGCTGAACGGCACAGCTATGACATCAGACGGTGGAACATAATTGTAGGAAACCATTTCTTCTGTGATCTTATAGGTTTCACCATCGATTTCAAGCATGTATGCCCCGGCATCAGTACCGGCTTTAATGGCACGTGCGTCTCCTTCCTTTATTGCAGGAATGATCTTTGCAGACGCCTGCTTGTAGGTATGGCCTATCGGTTTAGGTACAGGACTCACAACAAGCAGAAGCTCGTCCCAGTTGTCTGAAGAATATTCGATCTCCTTTACATTAGCCTGAGAAAGCAGAACTTCTTCCATTCTCTTGATTAAACCTTCAACTTCAGGAGCGTTTATTCTGACAACGATTCTGCGCAGAGGCCAGCGGAGCTTGACATTATTTTTCTGTCTTTCCCTTGTAATGTCTTCCACTAACTCCTGCATCAGCTCCATAGAAGCTTCGAGATTGTCATCGATGAGAGACTTGTCAACAGAAGGCCAGTCCACCATGTGTACAGTTTCCTTGCTGCCGTCCATTGCCATGTAAATCTCGTCTGTTATATGAGGGCAGAAAGGAGAGAGCAGTTTCACAACGGTCATCAACGATGAGTATAGAGTATTGTAAGCTGCGAGTTTGTCTTCATCTGCTGATTCACTCCACATCCTGTCTCTGATTAAACGGACATACCATCTTGAAAGATCCCCGAGAATGAAATCTTCCAGAGCACGGCATGCTTTATGAATATCAAGAGACTCAAGATTCTCAGTCACAGTCATTTTGAGTTTTTCTGTCCTGGACATTAGCCAGAGGTCTTCTGGACGCAGTGAGTCTTTAGAAACTTTTTGAGTTTGAGGGTCAAAATTATCTATAGACATGTATGTAGAAGCAAAGCTGGCTACATTCCAGAGGATGTTAAGAGTCTTTCTTGCACTTTTTACACCTTCACGCTGGAAAGATACATCTTCCCAGGGAGATGAAACGCGGAGAAGATAGAAACGAAGAGCATCTGCACCATATTCAGTGATTACATCATGAGGCTCCACTACATTTCCGCGGCTTTTGGACATTGGAAGGCCTTTGGCATCAAGCATCCATCCGTGCATCAGAACTCTGTCGTAAGGAGCCCTGTCGAAAGCTACACATGAAGATCCCAGTTGTGAATAGAACCATCCTCTGGTCTGATCGTGAGCTTCGGTGATGAACTTTGCAGGCCACCATCTGTTAAATTCATCGGTTTTGCGGGGCCATCCCAGAGCAGCCCAGGAAGCAACACCTGCATCAAACCATACATCTAAGACATCAGGAACGCGCTTCATTTTTCCGCCGCATTCGCAGTCAAATGTTACGTTGTCTATCCAAGGACGGTGAAGATCCATTCCCTCTTCGTAACCTTCTGCACCTTTGAGATCATCAGACGAACTGATAACTCTCATTTTACCGCAGGAACACATCCAGACTGGGATTGGAATACCCCAGTATCTCTGACGGGAAATGCACCAGTCACGGGCATTCATCGTCCAGTCATATTCTCTAGAAGATCCTGCCCATTCTGGAACCCAGTCCACTCTGGCAATCTCTTCCAGCATTTTATCTTTAACTTCAGTTATCCTCAGATACCACTGATTTGTGTTACGGTAGATAATAGGAGAACGGCATCTCCAGCAGTGACCATAACGATGCTCGATTTTTCCTGAGAAGAACATCAGACCTTTAGATTCCAAATTTTCAATGAGCAGGGGATTGGCTTCTTTAACTTTCATTCCTGCATAGCGCTCCCCAACCTCTGGAACAAATCTTCCGCTGCCATCTACAGGGCAGAACGGAGGTATGCCGTATTTTTTACCAGTCTCAAAGTCTTCCGGACCATGTCCTGGAGCGATATGCACCAGACCAGTCATGTCTTCTTCTACAGTATCGGATAAGAGAACTTTATGAACCCATTCACCAGAGATTGTTCTCTGAGCATCTATTTCTTCATAAAGGGGAGGAATGTATTCCATACCTTCGATGTCTTCTCCCATGTATGTCTCTAAAATTTCATATCCAGTCCATCCCCCGACTGCTCCCACGGATTCGATGAGGGATTTCATCATGATTACTGTATCCTCAGCACCTTCTTTTTTAAACCGAACCTTAGCGTATTCATGATCAGGATGGGCTGCAACTCCCATGTTTGCAGGTAATGTCCAAGGAGTTGTTGTCCAGATTAGTAAAGAAACTCCTTTTTCGTTTTTCAGAGGGAACTTTACATAGATTGAAGGATCTGTTTCATCCCCATACTCTATTTCAGCTTCTGCAAGAGCAGTTTCACACCGCGGACACCATGAGATAACCCTGTTGTCTGAAGAAAGAAGATTCTTTTCGTGAGCTTTCTTCAAAGTCCACCACGCAGCCTCAATATATTCAGGGGCAAGGGTGCGGTAAGGCCTGTCCCAGTCCATCCAAATACCTAATTCTTTGAACTGGTCGGTCATCATTTCTTGATGAGTCAGGGCAAAATCCTTACATTTTGAAATGAAATTGTCAATACCGAAACTTTCGATTTCTTTTTTGCTTTTGATTCCAATAGACTGCTCGACTTTAACTTCAATGGGCAGCCCATGCATGTCGAACCCAGGCTGATCGCGGACGTTGTATCCGCACATCCTTTTGTAACGAATAATAGAGTCTTTAATCGTTTTATTCCATGCAGTACCGAGATGGATATACCCAGTGGTATATGGAGGACCATCCACGAAGTAATAGTCCTCTCCCTCGGCACGCATCTGCTTGGTTTTCGTATACGTGTCGTTGTCTTTCCAGAGTTTTTGAATCTTCTTCTCAAGCTCTGGAGGGTTGTATTCAGCCTGAACCTGCTTTATCATCGCCTGTTCACTTCCATCGCGGTAATCCTGTTGTTGTTAATTAAGGATGCGGTGTGCCAGAATTACACGTTCAGGCCTGAACAAAAATATCAGCGGATATCTGACGCAGATTATGGTTGAGATCATAAAGAAGAAATGAATGATTAATGCCAATCATCCAAACTCATCTGCGATTTAGTCGGTACCGGTTTTTTATAGTCACCTTTGACTCTCTTTTTATTTTCCAGCTTGTTCAATGAAGACTCTACTCGTTTTCTTGAAAAACCGTGCTCTTCGCACATGAATTCGATGATGCGTCCAAAATCAGGATGTTTCCATTCTAATGAATATTCCTCAGTAATCGCTGTATTGATGAACGCGTCCTGAACCTCATCAAGATTCGGAATGTTTTCCCCTATGGCCTCCAATGCTGCGGATGCTGAACCATACTGTCTGATTAATTTCAATCCCTTTTTGGGGCCGATTCCTCGTATACCTTTATTGTAATCAGTCCCGATAAGAATGCAGAGAGAAATCAGCTGTTCCCTGTTTTCGAGTCCGTTTTCCTTTAAAACCCTCTCAAGGTCCACTTCTTCAATGAAAATGTCCCTATACTCTCTGCCGCCAGGCATTTTGCGCCTACCGGTGATGTTAAGATTACGAACAAGCCTCGGAGCTCCAAACAGCAGTGAGTCAAAGTCCTGAGATGATGCGGCCCAGACATCGCCTTTCATTGCCATGTATGCTGCCTGCGCTTCACCTTCACAGGGAGCCTGGATAATAGGCAGCCCCATATATGTAAGGAGAATTCTGGAACTTTCCACAATCTCATTGCTTATTCTTGTAGATTGAGCAGCTTTGGATCTTGCTTTTTCAATATCGCCTTCGTCAATCGCTCTTTTCCATTCATCATGAGCTTTCGTTCGTCTCTCAAATCGTTCTGCAAGAGTCTGTGCCTTTAATGCACTGGGCAAGCCATCGAAAACATATGCAGGCCGTATACCAGCCTGTAAAAAGTTAATGTTGCGGTATAAAAGTCCTGTAAGGTGAGATGTTACTCTTCCATTCTCATCTTTAAGAGGTGTTCCATCCCTGCCTCGGATTATACTTAAAAATTGATAGATTGAGTTGTATGCATCAATTGCAAGTGTTCTGTCGGAGAGGCCAGAAAGTTCCATCTTTTCCGAAGGAACGATATCAGAGATGTTTACTCCCATATCTTACAGTTAAGCGCATAAATAATATAAGCCATTCGTAAAGGTTTAAAAAGTAAATGGGACTTGTAAGTCCCAAATTGTATTAAAATGATCATTCTTCGTTTTCAGAAAACCTTGGAAGGTAAAAGATAAGAAATATTGCACCAATCCAAACAATGAAAAACACTACGGAACAAATACCAGTTCCTGTGAATATGGACACCAGTAATAGTATAAGCGGGACTATAAAGGCCACCAGCAAGAGGAACCATTTAGTTCCGGCAAACTCGAATTTCATAGCATGCCCCAATACACAGATGATTAAAAACTTTGTGAATCGAATCGTATGAATCGATCAAAAGATTTCTTGTAAAAACGACTGTTCCGTTGATGATTCTTGTATATTGTTTGGATTATGTATCTTTCAGTAATACCTCTGCATTACAGCCATAGATGGATATGCAGTTGGCGTGAGCCCTATGCAGATCGCTTAAATAAACAAGTTTACAGATAATTTGTATACTTGAATTCGCGTATATATTGAACTGGTTACTCATGAGACTAATCTCATGAAATAAGCCTAAAGGCTCAGAGAACCTTGTATAACCAGAGGGAGAGAGTAAATGGAATTTTTTGAAGTAGTAAAGGAGCGTTATTCCTGTAAAAAGTTTGACGGCCGTCCAGTAGAGCAATCTCAATTGGATGCAATTCTTGAAGCTGGAAGACTTGCTCCGACCGCAAAGAACCTGCAGGAGCAGCGTGTCTATGTAGTGCAGTCTGAAAATGGTCTTGCAAAGATCGACAAGATAACGCCCTGCCGATACGGTGCGGCGACGGTGATCGCTGTAGCGTTTAACCGCGACAACGTTTTTACATATCCAGGTGAAAAACGTGATTCGGGAATAGAAGACGCTACCATTGTGGCAACGCACATGGTATTGGCAGCTAAAGCTGCAGGTGTAGACAGCTGCTGGATCAATTTCTTTGACCCGGAAATAGCAGCAAAGGAACTTAACCTACCAGAAAATGAAGAAGTTCTCATGTTGCTGGATCTCGGCTATCCGGTAGAAGGTACAAAACCTCTCGCAACCCATAACCAGCGCAAGGAAATTTCTGAGACAGTTACTTACATGTAACCAATGAAATGGAGGGAAAAACATGAGCAAAACATTGATTGCGTTTTTTTCTGCTAGCGGTGTAACCGCAAAGCTGGCAAAGACTCTGGCCGATTCAATCGGCGCAGATCTGCATGAGATCAAACCTGCCCAGCCATACAGCAGCGAGGATCTGGACTGGACGAATAAGAAAAGCCGCAGCAGCATAGAAATGAATGATAAATCCTTCAGGCCTGCCATCGACAATAAGGTAGATGATATAGAGCAGTATGACCGCATATTCATCGGTTTTCCCATCTGGTGGTATGTAGCTCCAACAATCATCAATACATTTCTGGAGCAGTATGATTTGACAGGTAAGAAAATTATTCCGTTTGCAACTTCAGGTTCTAGCGACATGGGCAAAACCAACGCTGGATTACAAAGTTCATGCAAGGGTGCTACATTGTGTGAAGGAAAGCGGTTTGACGCTGGAGCAAAAGCTGCAGAACTGAAATCCTGGGCTGAGAAATTCTAAAGAGAATCAGCAAACAGCATGTACACTGTGACCTGATATACTGCAGCGCAGAATATAAAATGACTCAGGGGAAAGTTCCTGACTATCTTCAAACAACAATAGAAAGGAAATCAAACCTGAGTCATCATCAATATCTCATTCAAAATGATGCATTGTGAAAATCAAGATTTTCATATATATCCTTTCAAACAATTCTTTTACTTAGAAATCTGATGACAGATCAGCAAAAAATATTGTCTGGATTCACATAAGATGTGTTTAAATAATTATCCAGATCCAGACCAGCATAGCTGTACTCAGGTAGGAAAAAACTCAAGTTTGAACGTTTTCATCTAAAGAAAGTATTAAAATGACTGTTGTGATACAGCCTTACCTTGTGACGAGGGGATATTATGAAGAGTAAAGTATATGCTATAATCGCAGTCGCTGTGATCTTAATTGCAGCGGTTGCAACATACTCAATAGTCTTCGCAGGAGACAGTTCTGATAAGAACGATAACCCCGGTGAAGAAGTTCCCAGTGAAGAAGCTTTTTCAATAGTTGACTATAGAGGAAATACTATTTCTTTTGATGCTCCAGCAGAAAGAATAGTCTCGCTGGGATCTGCTTTTACAGATGTCATATCCTGGTTGAATTGTGAGGATAAGATCGTTGGATTAGATGGTACCAGCTATAAAAATCTTGAAAATGCAAAGGAATTAAACATTGTTGATTTAGGAGCTGTAAGTTCTATAAATCTTGAAAGCCTGAAAACAATCAACCCAGACTGCATATTTATTTGGTCTTTTCCATCATATGTTGCGACTGATGGAATAATTACAAATCTTGAAAACAACGGCTTCAAAGTAGTAGCTCTCTATCCAAGCAGTGTAGATTCAACCATGCAGTCCATCTCTACAATTTCTAAGATAATTGGAAGCGATGAGGCTATTGAAAAGTCTGCTGATCTTCAAAACAGAATTGATGCCATTTCTGCTAAGGTGGCTAATATACCGGAAGATGAACGTGTGAAAGTATATCTTCAGCTTCAAAGCGGCAACACTGTGGGAAAAGATTCCATATCCAATGAATTAATCAC from Candidatus Methanomassiliicoccus intestinalis Issoire-Mx1 encodes:
- a CDS encoding DUF2085 domain-containing protein, which gives rise to MKVSTPGRIALTVVSIILTLMIIIPYMYSSGYFVDLDGSIGVIDHAELWDEIDPISRAIYSISDYLCHQQMSRSFIINGSEIALCIRDFSVLVGIEIGLILTDDGLKIIKTYNTKLLLISLALSLATLFECLVIKINFVDSSIMRTSFSIISGIGVAIIIQHFVRYEFKFLNNKL
- a CDS encoding Hsp70 family protein, encoding MKVYLGIDLGTTNSCISRITDMEDEPRVIETSASDKHTLPSVVSYEEDGIVVGDIAKQYLFDVKHKNKTIKLAKMYMGSEKRWKINENLSVTPVDVSAEVLKKLMEHYKNQYGNESYECIITCPANYMENKKNLVLEAAKAAGISVKSLLNEPTAAAISFFKTNKDTIGKTIVVFDLGGGTLDVTVATCIKVQRDGDENYTLEYKIRSSKGEEMLGGSLWDIEVEKEMLLQCSQQTNRSEEDIRKSVADYTLIKCTSEEYKIQLSSGSLDTTFVLRSTGDLVNFRFSIEDFEKKTEHLLLKALGVFDNALESAYNSEVEGLQKITKDDIYKIILVGGGSRMPQIKKGMIARHPDFADKILMRDPDLSISKGAAIWCKEYNETILTERLSNTFGISAYPNDEDEDIVCCNHIHIGQSIPCECTLDYLTRYECTALHQNIYQNASSIGTKYTSLDECDKIGTLIVQLPHTVPKDTPIKTTLKVDSSGILSVISECIGVTNSCTITLTPELEESLPIDLILRVK
- a CDS encoding transglutaminase domain-containing protein, giving the protein MIYDISHRSIKTNDGIIEIKIKYMFDNDKKTILDDQIVYKINEIYYSDIFNCTDDFSIEKSVHDWIIKNSVWHKEQSNDRIEESEYHSILGTLLYGRGVCSSIAHTTCLLLNSYGVDCASITGNNHQWNIVKLDDVWYHLDVTYDFNNNYQYFNIDNKTCFLDHECEQNVNCPSMAMNYYVKNRLIASNKYELDRAIIKHIDEDSFMVKILDLNMSDVRNIIMQLRDKYFDLKKYRYEYDEIQKMLILTRRGYTE
- a CDS encoding InlB B-repeat-containing protein produces the protein MKKEMLLSIAVVVMLSMSIFTYVVNDDSLNEDDAVSDIPDIIVQNDENSNIIELSTAYLGKTYHINSNIKTLVINGKYTLTNEILDGFSICIDSRSTDLTITLNDVGFKSLNGQPAIYSIDYPNSAKYKVNLICNNKVIIQGSDAVSSKSYTSTIYSASINMIINCDVEVYGGNGETSSNGLVAINTHDLTVTGSGKVIATGGNGGNGSDGTKASDGNSGKNAIENNATKSTSGSTGNNGQDGFNGGNGAFGIVTSGLTISDNAYIYSTGGDGGNGGKGGNGGNGGTGGKGVSSIDGYKVSDGGNGGKGGNGGNGGNGGNGGTGLIYSTYSGSPSSLFVLDGNGGTGGNGGTGGNGGTGGNGGTRQLFVVKTPICSNGGIGGNGGNGGTGGNGGKGLIPGDGGIGGSGGHSGNGGSKGVVVADITHIQFEGRDGISGSSGMKGTNGQSGDEVTISDIYYTVSFISNGGDKIDSQNVLKGSTAEIPSTPIREDDMNNRYSFDNWYLNSSCTQKYSFDMPVTKNITLYAKWISTPHPKYNIVFDSNGGSNIASQMVIEGKKAIAPNDPTYNDGVHEYIFGGWYTDSNLSYKYDFDTPITKDTTLYAKWDQITKKYTISFDSNGGSKIETQSIVERKEAIKPDDPTREGGMTYSYSFGGWYTDSSLSYKFDFNTPITQDMVLHAKWNKSNCISLIVSVPLIFAGTACIPLIGYIGRRL
- the ileS gene encoding isoleucine--tRNA ligase encodes the protein MIKQVQAEYNPPELEKKIQKLWKDNDTYTKTKQMRAEGEDYYFVDGPPYTTGYIHLGTAWNKTIKDSIIRYKRMCGYNVRDQPGFDMHGLPIEVKVEQSIGIKSKKEIESFGIDNFISKCKDFALTHQEMMTDQFKELGIWMDWDRPYRTLAPEYIEAAWWTLKKAHEKNLLSSDNRVISWCPRCETALAEAEIEYGDETDPSIYVKFPLKNEKGVSLLIWTTTPWTLPANMGVAAHPDHEYAKVRFKKEGAEDTVIMMKSLIESVGAVGGWTGYEILETYMGEDIEGMEYIPPLYEEIDAQRTISGEWVHKVLLSDTVEEDMTGLVHIAPGHGPEDFETGKKYGIPPFCPVDGSGRFVPEVGERYAGMKVKEANPLLIENLESKGLMFFSGKIEHRYGHCWRCRSPIIYRNTNQWYLRITEVKDKMLEEIARVDWVPEWAGSSREYDWTMNARDWCISRQRYWGIPIPVWMCSCGKMRVISSSDDLKGAEGYEEGMDLHRPWIDNVTFDCECGGKMKRVPDVLDVWFDAGVASWAALGWPRKTDEFNRWWPAKFITEAHDQTRGWFYSQLGSSCVAFDRAPYDRVLMHGWMLDAKGLPMSKSRGNVVEPHDVITEYGADALRFYLLRVSSPWEDVSFQREGVKSARKTLNILWNVASFASTYMSIDNFDPQTQKVSKDSLRPEDLWLMSRTEKLKMTVTENLESLDIHKACRALEDFILGDLSRWYVRLIRDRMWSESADEDKLAAYNTLYSSLMTVVKLLSPFCPHITDEIYMAMDGSKETVHMVDWPSVDKSLIDDNLEASMELMQELVEDITRERQKNNVKLRWPLRRIVVRINAPEVEGLIKRMEEVLLSQANVKEIEYSSDNWDELLLVVSPVPKPIGHTYKQASAKIIPAIKEGDARAIKAGTDAGAYMLEIDGETYKITEEMVSYNYVPPSDVIAVPFSRGDLYIDFNLDEDLKLEGYAREVIRRIQQMRKDMKLDVESFVSAEINAGSLADAVSAWKEHIMKETRSTDLIISDTPSGEYSVDWDIEGEKVVIALTPSK